AGCTGAGGGACTAGATAAAGGACATAGGTGTGCTATAAAAGATATTGATATTAATCCTAATTCCACTAAAAAAAAGTTAAAATGTAAAATAGTAAGTGGTAAAAGAGGATATGATTGTGCACTTGAAATTTGGTCAGCAATTGGTAAAAGTAGAGAATTTAAAAAAGAGTTTGGGGTTGACATTGATTTTGTTTTACAAAAGATGGGGAAGCAACTTGTGAGTAATAAATCTTAGATGATTACAAACACAGATTTAAAAAAATTAATTGTTTAATGATGATGGGTTTACAATTTGCCGAAGTGGTGAAATTGGCAAACACACTACGTTCAGGTCGTAGCGGGCGAAAGCCCTTGTGGGTTCAACTCCCACCTTCGGCAAATCAGAGATCAGAGAATCAGAAAGGAAGGATTAAAAATTAATGTTCTACTCTGATCCTCTAGTACGGGCGGCTGCCCGAGTGGCCAAAGGGGGCAGACTGTAAATCTGCTGACGTAAGTCTTCGCTGGTTCGACCCCAGCGCCGCCCATGCCCCTCTAGCTCAGTTGGTAGAGCACGTCCTTGGTAAGGACGAGGTCGCCGGTTCAATCCCGGTGGGGGGCTAATTTAAGTGATAAGTGATAAGAGGTAAGTGGTAAGAAAAAAGTCCTTAATTTATAAGCCTTATAATATAGGCATGACATTTGATACTACAAGAGACAATGTTTTCCAAAACTTAAGAAGTAAGGGTCTTCGTGTAACGACTCAAAGAGAAAAAATTTTACAGATCTTTATGGATCTTCCAGATGGAACTCATTTAAGTGCAGAAGATCTTTTTAACACTCTTAGTAAAAAACATGACAATATTAGTTTAGCTACTACATATAGAACTTTAAAATTACTTTCTCAGTTTGGGTATTTAAGAGAACTTGACTTTGCAGAAGGTCATAAGCATTATGAACTAAACAAAGATAAAAGGCCTCATCATCATATTATTTGCTTAAACTGTAATAAGACAATGGAATTTGAAGATGACTTAGTAAATGAAGTAGGCTATAGGATTGCACAGGAAAAAGGTGTAGAAGTAGTTGATATTCAATTTAAAATCTATGCAGTTTGTTGTGGAGAGCATGATGATGAATTAAAGACTCATAGATCGTGATCGTGCTTTTTCTCGAATCTTATTTCTAAGTCCTTCTTCCTTTGGTCTTGCAAGTCTAATAGGTTCTAAAATTGTTTGCATGTATATTTTATCCGGATGATCTTTTCTGCTACCTGCAATTCCAATTAATACTTCAGTATTTACTATCTCACCACGATAATTAAAAGTCGGCCCCACAGAACTAAGTATGTCTCTTGCAGCAGTAGCTTTTTCCAGATCGTTGTTATGTGTTCTATAAAGTGCACTTGCACAACTAGCGCTAGCTGCAAAATCTGGACCATGTTTTATATATTCTGCAGCTGCACGTTTTAAAATAGTCCTTGCAAGTTCTACATTTCCTTTAGCTCTTAAAAAAGTTGCTTTTTCTACTATTTCGCTTGCTCCTGCGATACCTCTTGAGATCAATCCTGCAGGCTCTATAGCTTTTTGTTTAAAACTTGTGGTACTACTAACTACTATGCTCATGAAATATTCTCCTTCAAATGTAAATTATTATCTAACTAATCAATTAACACTATCGTATCAAAGGGGTTAAAGCTTGTAAATAAGAAATATTTTAATATAACGCCTTAATTAGATTTGTAAGCTCTTTGTAACCACTTTGCAAAAGCCTTAACAGCCATGGCTCTGTGACTAAGCTTGTTTTTTAAGTTTGGACTTATTTGAGCAGAGGTTTTGTTTAAGCCGGGAACAATAAAAATCGGATCATAACCAAAACCATTTTCCCCAATTGGTTTTTCTGCAATCCTTCCGAACCAAGATTTTTTTGTTTTAAAAATAATTTTTCCATTCATGTCAGTAGCTACTATGGCACAAGTAAAGCAACATTTCTTATTTTTTTTATTTTTTAGTTTTTGAATAATTTCATACATCCCTTTACCATTTCTAAAAAATCTTGAGGATTTTACCCCTGGCTTTTTGTTTAAGACAAACACTTCTATTCCTGAGTCATCAGAAAATGCAATGCATTTTAACTTTTTTGATAACGATTTAGCTTTTTTATATGCATTTTCTACAAATGATTTTCCATTTTCATTAACTAAAAAATCTCTTGGTGTTGGTTTGATGCTAATCTTTTTTAAAGGCCATATGTTTTTAATTTCATTTAGTTTATCCTTATTTGAAGAAGCAAAGTAAATGTATTTGGATTTTTTCATGGATTTTAAAAATGTTTTAAGTAAACTTGAATCAAAAAAAGATCTAAATGAAAAAGATCTTAATATTATTGTGCATAATTTTAAAGAAAGATTGCTGAATGATGAAGATATTAAAAAACTTGCAATCTTGTGGAGACAAAAAAAAGAAACACCTTCTGAACTAATTAAATTAGCAAATATTTTATTTTCTTTTTCAAAACAAATTGAGCTTGATACTGAAGCAATTGATATTTGTGGAACTGGTGGAGATATGTTAAATACGTTTAATGTATCTACCTTAGCTGCAATTGTTGCATCTTCTTGTGGGATAAAAGTAATTAAGCATTCTGGAAGAAGTACTACTAGTGTTCTTGGAAGTGTGGATATCTTAAATAAAATCGAAATAAATTTAGATTCTAAATATAATGAAGAGTGTTTTAGAAAATATAATTTAATGTTTGTCAGCTCAAAAATATTAAGAGAGTTATTTAGTGATGTAAAAAGAGTTTGTAAAAAAAATAAAATTTCTTGCTTTGTAAATTTATTAGGTCCTCTGACAAATCCATATAAAACATCATTTCACCTTTTAGGTGTTTCAAAGATTGAATGGGGAGAATTAATGTCCAGTGCGTTAAGTTTGCAAGAAAAAAAAGAAGTACTTGTTGTATGTTCTAAAATAAATGAAAATATGTACTTAGATGAGTTTTCATTGTGTGGAACAAATTATATTTGGTTAGTTAAAAATGGTGAAATAAAAAAAGAAATACTTGAAGCTAAGGATTTAAATGAATCTATAATGCAAGTGGATGATTTAATTATTAAAAATTCAGATGAGGGTGTAAGTGTCTTTTTTAATATTTTAAAAGGAAATTATTTTAAGGAAAAAATAATGAATAAGGCTAAATTTGTAGCAATTAATACAGGAGCAGCTTTATATTTAAGTAAGAAAGCCTCATCTTTTAGTGATGGTTATAGGATTGCATTACAACATTTACAATCTGGGAAAGTCTGGGAACATTTCCAAAATTTCACAAACTGTATAAGAGAAACGTAAGTTTTAGCTGGTTTAAAAAATTAGAAGAGGAAGTTTATATGCGATATTTCAAGTTTAGTTTATTGTTTTTATTAGTTTTAATTTCATTGTGTTTGTTAACTAAGTCAGTACGTTCAGAAGAGCCAAAGTCGTTAAGTGCTGAGATAATTGATAGATATGCAGAAGCTCAAGAAAAATTACTACATGCAAAAGTAAATTACAAGACTATAAGAATGCAGGAAAATGCAATTGAAAATATGAGAAAGGCAACAAGACTATCTTTAAAAGCTTCAAAACTCAGAGCAAAAGCAGAACGTTTGCAAAATAAGGCTGATGTCTTAGTAAACAAAGCAAACTTAGCAGCATTAAGTCGAGGTTTATATATTACAAATCCGCTTACACCAGTAATGTCTCCACCTCCTCCTGAGGTTACTAGTCAGGTTGTATCATCTCCTGTTTCTCCACCAGTTCCAGGCCAACCAATTAATGTAGCAATTCCAAGAGGTGAAGAAGTTTCTTATATTATGGATTCAGGTGATGGGACTCTTACTCCACCTTTGCTTGATAATTACTAATTAGATGTTTTAGCTAAAAGAAATTTTGTCCTGACCCAAATGAAAGTAGATTTGCATTTGGAATTGGATAATTTATTGGAAATCCTACAGGCTTTCCATTGACAACTGCATACTGTAGTCTCCCGTCAGGTGTAGACATTGATTGATAGTAAGGAAATGATGAAGGTGATCTAGCACTTGGCTGTGCCTGTTGCATAAAAGCAGTAGATGACAACATATGAGCTAATTGAGGGTTGAAACCACCATAACCACCGTAACCACCAAAAGGATTTAAGCCACCATAACCACCATAACCACCGTAACCACCAAAAGGATTTAAGCCACCATAACCACCATAACCACCATAACCACCAAAAGGATTTAAGCCACCATAACCACCATAACCACCATAACCACCATAACCACCATAGCCACCACCGTAACCACCGTAACCACCATAGCCACCACCATAACCACCATAACCACCATAACCACCGTAACCACCATAACCACCATAACCACCGTAACCACCATAACCATCGTAACCATAGCTGCCAAAGGGATTACCAAATTGATTAACGCTGTTACTATAAGGACTTAAATAAGGATCACCAAACTGACCAAACTGACCAAACTGATTACCGAACTGATTTCCCGCTTGGTTACCGAATCTATAATATGGGTTTGGGCCAAATAATGGGTTATTAAATAGAAAAGGGGAAAAACTATCTCCTCTTATTACTTGAGGTGATACAACTGGTTGTCCTGCTTGAGGTAAGGCTTGGCCAGGGCGAAGAGGAGCAGGTCTTGGTGCTTGTGGCATTATTCTTCTGATGTTTCCAGGATTTAAAATAAACATAAGTTTTCCCACCTATTATTGTTTGTTAGAAGTATTAAGAAAAAGTAAAAAAGTAGTATATGTATTATTGTTATGCCAAATAATTATGTCCATTTTTTTGGGTTATCCCTATTTATGCTAGTATTTTTTGTGCTGTAAGAGGGTATTTCTTTGAAAACAGTTTTAGATCCACAAGTTAAAAAAGATGAGCTTGTAATAGCTAAAAAAACTTTTAAGTCAAGGCTATTAGTAGGTACTGGAAAATTTTCTGATTTTAATACAATGAAACTAGCACATGAAAAGTCTGGTGCTGAAATTATTACTGTAGCTATAAGAAGAATAGATTTAAATGCACAAGGACATGTTGGATTGCTTGATGAAATTGATACAAAAAAATATTTGATTTTACCAAACACTGCTGGATGCCAAACAAAAGAAGAAGCAATAAGAATTGCAAGGCTTGGAAGAGCAATGGGTATAAATAATTGGGTAAAACTTGAAGTAATTCCAGATCCAAAATATCTTTTACCAGATCCAATTGCTACTTTAGAAGCAGCAAAAGAACTTATAGAAGAAGGCTTTGTTGTTCTTCCTTATATAAATGCAGATCCAGTGCTAGCTAAAAAGTTAGAAGAAATTGGCTGTGCTACTGTTATGCCGCTTGGCTCCCCAATTGGTACAGGTCAAGGAATTAAAACAAAGGCAAATATTGAAATTATTATTAAAGAGTCAAAAGTTCCTGTGATTGTTGATGCTGGAATTGGAGTACCATCTGAAGCTAGTGAAGTTATGGAAATGGGCGCAGATGCAGTTCTTATTAATACAGGAATTGCATGTGCTTGTGATCCATCTCAAATGGCAGAAGCTTTTAAACTTGGTGTAGAAGCTGGACGAAAAGCATATCTTGCAGGACGCATACCCGTTAAAGAATATGCTAGTGCTAGTAGTCCTATTGAAGGGATCATACCGGTGTATCGGCGAACTAGTGAAACGGCGAAAGGATAAAAAGGAGAAGAAAAATGCGAGCAAACTGGGTAGAAAAAAGAAAAAACGATCTAAATAAAACTCAAATGCATTATGCAAAAAATGGGATTGCTACCGAAGAAATGGAATATGTAGCTAAGGTTGAAGATCTTGAAGCTGAGTTTGTTAGATCTGAAGTAGCTCGTGGAAGAATGATAATTCCAGCAAATATAAATCATATAAATCTTGTGCCAATGTGCATAGGAATAAATTCTAAATGCAAAATCAATGCAAATATTGGTAATTCAGCAGTAACTTCAAATATAGAAGAAGAACTTAAAAAACTTGAAATGTCTATAAAATATGGTGCTGACACTGCAATGGATCTTTCAACAGGTGGAAACCTAGATGAGATTAGGTGTGAAATTATTAATAAGAGTTCAATCCCTATTGGTACAGTTCCTATTTATCAAGCTGTTCAAAAAGTAAAAGATGTTGGTGATTTAACTGCCTATGATATTTTCAATGTGATTGAACTTCAAGCAAAACAAGGTGTAGATTACATGACACTTCACTGTGGGGTTTTACAAGAATATTTGCCACTTGTTTCAGGAAGAATAACAGGAATAGTTAGTCGTGGTGGAGCTATTATGGCAGAGTGGATGATAAAAAATGGGAAACAAAATCCACTCTATACGCACTATGACAAGGTTTTAGAAATTTGTAAAAAGTATGATGTTACTATTTCGCTTGGTGATGGGCTGAGACCTGGTTGTATTCATGATGCAAGTGACAATGCACAATTTGCAGAGCTAAAAACTTTAGGTGAATTAACACTTAAAGCATGGGAACAAGATGTCCAGGTAATGATAGAAGGTCCAGGACATGTACCAATGAATCAAATTGACATGAATGTAAAAATACAAATGGAGATGTGTCATGAAGCACCATTTTATGTTCTTGGTCCTTTGGTTACTGATATAGGGCCAGGCTATGATCACATTACATCAGCAATTGGAGCAGCACTTGCAGGATGGTCAGGAGCAGCAATGTTATGTTATGTAACTCCCAAAGAACATTTAGGATTGCCAAACCCTAATGATGTAAGAGAAGGAATTATTGCATATAAAATTGCAGCTCATGCAGCAGATATTGCACGGCATAGAAGAAATGCAATCAACAGAGATAATGAACTTTCAAAAGCTCGTTATGCATTTGATTGGAAAAAACAATTTGAACTATCTTTAGATCCAGATCGTGCTAGAGAATATCATGATGAAACACTTCCAAGTGAATTCTTTAAGTCTGCAGAATTTTGTTCTATGTGTGGTCCAAAATTTTGCTCAATGCATTTGAACAGAGCTGTGGACGAGTATAATAAGCAATTAAAAAAAGAAAAGGCAATCGTTTAGCGTAACATCCTACTTATTAACTGTGATATCCACGGAATGTTTGTATATTTTCCATACAGACAAAATATTACGCAATAAATAATTAAAATTAATCCGCCGTAGTAAAATGCTTGTTGTAAAAGACCATGAAAAACATGTAGTGAACCTGTAATAAAAGAAATACCAGGAATTAAGGATAGGATTTGCATTATTAATGAAAATAAAATTGTAATTCCTTGTGGAATAAACATATATAACATTCCAATAAATAATGATTGGTAACAATGAAATCTTACAAAATCTTTCTGATCAAAATAATTTTTTCTTGAAATTAATAGCCATATTAATCCCCATATACCAAGTGTTAAGTATGCTACAGCACTGCCTAATTTTTCTTTTATTGTAGGTAATTGGGTTGACATTTTAAAATATTTATAATTTCATTTATATCAATCTTACATTCAATTTCGCTATGAGTCTTTAAGTTTTTAATTTTGAAACAATTTTTCTTTTTTTCTTCATCTAGATAAAATAATACAAAATCAAAATCTTTTTTAACTGCAGCTTCAACTTGTTTTGAGATATTTACAGGGTTATAGTTTATGTCAATATTTAATTTTAAATTTTTATTTTTAGTTTCTTTATAAAGCTCTGTAGAAATATTAAATGCTTCGCTTTGATTTGTTAAAAACATTATTGAAATATTTGTTTTCTTATCTTCTTTTACTAGAAGCATTAACCTTTCAATCCCAATTGCCCATCCAAAACCTGGTGTCTTTGGTCCACCTAATGATTCAACTAAGCTATCATATCTGCCACCTGCACAAATGGTAGATTGCCCTTTTAAGATTTCACTCGTTGATTTAATTTCAAAAACAAAATCATTGTAATAATCTAATCCTCTTACTAGGTTTGGATTAGTAACAATATTTCTAATTTGCCTTTGGTTTTTATCTTTATATAGCCCAAGTAAGTTTTTAATTTCTTCCCATCTTTTATTAGAGTCAAAAGATAAAAATTCTAATGGTTTTTTAGCTCCAGCATAAATTTCTTGATCAGCTTTTACCTTACAATCAAGCATCCTAAGAGGATTTTGCTCATACCTTCTTTTACAATCATTACAAAGATCTCCTAAAAAGCCTTTAGTATATTTTTGAAAGTATTCTTTATATAATTTTCTTGATTCTTCATCACCAAGAGAATTTATTTCTATTCTAAAATCAATCTCAAGATCTTCAAAAATATTTGAGAGAAGATAAATTGACTCTACTTCACATGTAATTGAATTACTTCCCAAAACTTCTGCATTTATTTGATGAAATTGTCTGTGTCGTCCTGTCTGGGATCTCTCATAGCGAAACATTGGACCATGTGTCCAGAGTTTTACAGGTTTTGACTCACGATGGAGTCCATTTTCAATATATGCTCTAACAATTCCACAAGTTGCTTCAGGGCGAAGAGTAAGCGATCTATCACTTCTGTCTAAAAAAGTATACATTTCCTTATTTACAATGTCTGTGCTTTCACCAACACTTCTTTGGAAAAGTTCAGTATGTTCAAAAATTGGAATTATAATTTCTTTAAAAGAGTAGTATTTTAAAATTTCTTTCGAAGCATCTAGAATTTTTTGCCATTTTTTAATTTCTTTTGGCAAAATGTCTTGTGTTCCACGTGGTGCTTGATATTTCATAGATATACTGACGTAAGTTATTGTCGAATGTTTAGCTTCTTAGTTATGTAGTTTATTACTATATAAAAAACAGGTGCAATGCAAAGATTTATAAGTGCTCCATTAAAGCTAATTAAAAAATATCTCTCAAATAAATTAAATGAATTACTTATACCATATTGCCAGCCGTTTAGAAGTTCAAGTACTAAGGTAAATAAAAAAGAAAGGATCATATAAAATAAAAGTTCATCTGAAAAAATATTTTTCTTAAGTAAGCCTGCTAAAAGTCCAATTAAAGGATAAGAAACTAAAAAAGTGTGGTCATATAAAATGCTAGAAATAAAAAAAGAAGAAGTTATTCCATAAAACATTCCAAAATAAGGTCCAAATATAAGACCAAAGTAAATATTACTTAGCAAAATTAGATTTAATGTTGTATCTAAAAATAAAAACTTATTAATGACAGACACTTGAGTAACCCACATAAAAAGAGCAAATATGAATACAAAAATGTATTTAGATCTTTCTTTCCTAATTTTGTGACTAAAGAAAGTTATTTCTGACATATGTTTCTATTACGTATTATAATTGATAAGCGAAATATCATTTTATTTTAAGTTAAGTGAAAACTGAAAATTAGGAATCGATCATATTGGGGAGTCGCCAAGCGGTAAGGCAAAGGGTAATGACTCCCGCCATTCAAATGGTGAAGTTGTAAACTGAGAATTAGAAATCGATCTTATTGGGGAGTCGCCAAGCGGTAAGGCAGCGGGTTTTGGTCCCGCCATTCGTGGGTTCAAATCCTACCTCCCCAGATAATCTCCAGATTTCACACAACCAGCAAAATCAGAAAATGGTTCTTTTAGCTCTACAGTTAGATTAGAGCCAGAAAGAGATGAGTTCGATACCATGTAATTTAGAAACTCTCGTTTTTCTTCAAGACTTTGCTGCACATAAAGCTCATAAGCTCTATTAGCCAAGTCTAAAAGCCTGCAACCGCCTTCAAAGTAATTTCGATTTGCTTCATATTCTTTATTACCTAATTGTTCCTTTAATCTTAGTTCAAGTAGTGTTTCAAGCTGTTTATTAGACTTATTGCTTTTAATCCATTTTTAATCAAATGTAAGTATCATAAATTATAAAATTAGCTGTTATCCCAGGAACTTAAGGTATTATTTTATATCCCTAATAAACTGGGTAATATAATATTATAGAAAGCTATGCTAACAAAATCTCAACAACTTGTATACAAAATTATAGATGAGCTTGAAAAAGTGGAAGATAAAACTAAACTTGCCAAGTTACAATATTTAGCTGATTTCATTCATTTTGCTTTTCACGATAATTTTGTCTCTGGCAAAGAAATTGTTTACACAAAGCAAAAGCAAGGTCCACTGGCAAGCACTTTAACGAATGATTTAGAAGCATTAAAGGAAAAGAAAATTATTGAGGAAAACCCTGCTTTCAGTTATAAGATTAAAAAAACAGCCCAGATAAATTTGACTCCTGAAGAAATTAAAACTGTTCAGTATGTTTGTAATAAATACGGAAAATTAAATTGGAGAGATTTGGTCAGCATTTCTCATGAACAAGAACCTTACCTGTCTGCTGCTGAAGGTGGAGTAATTGAAAGCTTTACTGCATATAATTTAATTGACGATCATGAACAGGAGTACAATGCAATTTCTTGCCGCTCCTAAGATTTTTAAAGATTTTAAGTTCTTGCATAAAAAGCTCAAATTAAATATTTTTGAATGTTTCAGCGATAGTGAACATGATTTAGATGGATACAAAATCGGGCAAGTTCTAAAGAACATAATCATTAATAGCTTGGAAATTGAAGGATTTTCCGATGCCCTTGATAGGCAAAAACTTATATCAAAAGGGTGGAAGATTTTTAAGTTTAGATTTGCTGTTGATAATGAAGGAAAAAGTAAAGGGCTGAGAGTGTTTTATGCAAAGAAGCTTGAAGAAGATATTTTAATTCTTCTGTATGTAAATAAGAAAAGATATTGCCCGGATAACAATGAACTGGAAGAAGAAGTTTACAGTAGGTTGTCAGATTATATAAACAATTAGTCTCTATCTGTCTAAATTAGTCAACTGTTGTCCATTTACATATCAAGCAGCTTTCAAGCGTTTTAAGCTATAATTTAGCTTATGGATCTCATCGGGATACTCTCTTATAAAAGTTAGAATCTTGTCTCGTAAGCCCAGCAATTGATTCTATATACAAAGAAAAATTAATTAAAGACTAAACTTCTCTTAGTATTTGTATAAATGTTTTTCTTAGCGGATCGTCAGTTCTTGCTTTTTCCTTTATACATCTAATATTATCTCTTACGCCTTGCCCTGTTAAATTAAAGTATTCACATAGATCGCTCATTTTTAATCGATGAAAAACGCGTAGCAAATAAAGCAAGATAGCTCTTGCATCTCTTGTTGCATCATTATTGCTACCTCTACTTAATTTACCTTTATGTAATATTGAGTTAGTCATTAGACCAAAATGTTTTGCAACCAATGTAGCAGATTATTCCAAAAGGTTATCAAAGTTATCTATTTCTTGTGGACATATCTTTCCTGCTAAATCAATAATATTAGGAGAAATTGGTGGTTTGCCTCAATCAATATTTCAAAGCGAAATCAAGCCAAGGTTGAAAATAGCTTTGAATTTAAATTAAGCTGGACTAGAACATATCATTTCCCAGAAAAAACTGCACAAGAGATGATAACAGTAGAACAATTTCTAAAAGGTCAAGGCTTCGATCTATCAGATGAAGCATTACTTAAATAATGACTTTCTGTTATAAAATAAACTCATGCACTTAGAGCATCTACAAGAAACAGATCCAGAAGTTTTTGAGTTTATTAATAAAGAATTCACAAGACAACAAACTAAGCTTGAAATGATTGCAAGTGAAAACTTTACAAGCCTTGCAGTTATGGAAGCTCAAGGAACAGTCCTTACAAATAAATATGCAGAAGGCCTTCCAAAAAAAAGATATTACGGCGGATGTGAATATTATGATGAGATTGAATTACTTGCAATTGAAAGAGCAAAAAAATTGTTTAATGCGGAACATGTAAATGTCCAGCCTCATAGTGGAGCACAAGCAAATTTTGCAGTGTTCTTAGCTGCTTTAACTCCTGGAGATACTATTTTAGGAATGTCACTTGATCAGGGAGGACATCTTACTCATGGTTCTAAAGCCAATGTTTCTGGAAAATGGTTTCGTTCAGTTTTTTATGGTGTAGCTGAAAATGGTTTTATTGATTATGATGAGGTTGAAAAAATTGCAAAGCTAGAAAAACCAAAATTAATTATTGCAGGTGCAAGTGCATATTCAAGAACAATTCATTTTGATAAGTTTAAATCCATTGCAGATTCTTGTGGTGCTTTACTTATGGTAGACATGGCTCATATTGCAGGTCTTATTGCTTGTGGTTTACATCCAAGCCCTTTTCCTTTTGCTGATTTTGTAACTACTACTACTCATAAAACTTTACGTGGACCAAGAGGTGGGTTAGTCTTTTCAACTCCTAAGTTTTCTAAACAAATTGATTCAGCAGTTTTTCCAGGCAGTCAAGGTGGTCCTTTAATGCATGTAATTGCAGCAAAAGCAGTTGCTTTAAAAGAAGCATTAAAACCAGAATTTAAAATCTATCAAAAATCAATTGTTGAAAATGCAAAAACCTTAGCAAATACTTTAATAAGAAATGGAATTGATGTTGTAAGTGGTGGTACTGATAATCATTTATTACTAGTTGATCTAAGAAAAGTAAATCTAACTGGCAAAGAAGCAGAAGCATTGCTTGATTCTATTGGAATTACTTGTAATAAAAACACAATTCCAAGAGATCCACAATCTCCATTTGTAACAAGCGGTATTAGACTTGGTACACCTGCTATCACAACTAGAGGCATGAGAACTAGAGAAATGGAACTACTTGGAGAAATTATTGCAAATATTTTAAAGGCTCCTAAAGATAGTAAAGTATTAGAAACAACCAAACAAAATGTAGAAAATTTATGTAAAAATTTTCCTTTATATGTGGAATGTGCTATTAAATAAGATTTTTTATAATTTAGAAACAGTTCAATTCTTTGGTTTTATTATTGCTTTAATGATTTCATATTTAATAACTCCTTACATACAAAGTCGTGCTAGAAAACTTGGATTTTTAGATAAGCCATCCGAAAGAAAAATTCACAAAATACCAGTACCGCGTCTTGGCGGGGTAAGTGTTTATATTAGTTTCTTTTTAACTACATTATTTTTTATTACTGTTTACTGGAAATATCATTCTCTTTTAACAGGGACATTTACACTCATGGGAATTTTTGCTGGCGGTACAATTATTTTTATTCTTGGCTTATTTGATGACAT
This genomic interval from Candidatus Melainabacteria bacterium contains the following:
- a CDS encoding histidine--tRNA ligase → MKYQAPRGTQDILPKEIKKWQKILDASKEILKYYSFKEIIIPIFEHTELFQRSVGESTDIVNKEMYTFLDRSDRSLTLRPEATCGIVRAYIENGLHRESKPVKLWTHGPMFRYERSQTGRHRQFHQINAEVLGSNSITCEVESIYLLSNIFEDLEIDFRIEINSLGDEESRKLYKEYFQKYTKGFLGDLCNDCKRRYEQNPLRMLDCKVKADQEIYAGAKKPLEFLSFDSNKRWEEIKNLLGLYKDKNQRQIRNIVTNPNLVRGLDYYNDFVFEIKSTSEILKGQSTICAGGRYDSLVESLGGPKTPGFGWAIGIERLMLLVKEDKKTNISIMFLTNQSEAFNISTELYKETKNKNLKLNIDINYNPVNISKQVEAAVKKDFDFVLFYLDEEKKKNCFKIKNLKTHSEIECKIDINEIINILKCQPNYLQ
- a CDS encoding SocA family protein, whose product is MLTKSQQLVYKIIDELEKVEDKTKLAKLQYLADFIHFAFHDNFVSGKEIVYTKQKQGPLASTLTNDLEALKEKKIIEENPAFSYKIKKTAQINLTPEEIKTVQYVCNKYGKLNWRDLVSISHEQEPYLSAAEGGVIESFTAYNLIDDHEQEYNAISCRS
- a CDS encoding non-canonical purine NTP pyrophosphatase; the protein is MKKSKYIYFASSNKDKLNEIKNIWPLKKISIKPTPRDFLVNENGKSFVENAYKKAKSLSKKLKCIAFSDDSGIEVFVLNKKPGVKSSRFFRNGKGMYEIIQKLKNKKNKKCCFTCAIVATDMNGKIIFKTKKSWFGRIAEKPIGENGFGYDPIFIVPGLNKTSAQISPNLKNKLSHRAMAVKAFAKWLQRAYKSN
- the trpD gene encoding anthranilate phosphoribosyltransferase, whose amino-acid sequence is MDFKNVLSKLESKKDLNEKDLNIIVHNFKERLLNDEDIKKLAILWRQKKETPSELIKLANILFSFSKQIELDTEAIDICGTGGDMLNTFNVSTLAAIVASSCGIKVIKHSGRSTTSVLGSVDILNKIEINLDSKYNEECFRKYNLMFVSSKILRELFSDVKRVCKKNKISCFVNLLGPLTNPYKTSFHLLGVSKIEWGELMSSALSLQEKKEVLVVCSKINENMYLDEFSLCGTNYIWLVKNGEIKKEILEAKDLNESIMQVDDLIIKNSDEGVSVFFNILKGNYFKEKIMNKAKFVAINTGAALYLSKKASSFSDGYRIALQHLQSGKVWEHFQNFTNCIRET
- a CDS encoding transcriptional repressor, giving the protein MTFDTTRDNVFQNLRSKGLRVTTQREKILQIFMDLPDGTHLSAEDLFNTLSKKHDNISLATTYRTLKLLSQFGYLRELDFAEGHKHYELNKDKRPHHHIICLNCNKTMEFEDDLVNEVGYRIAQEKGVEVVDIQFKIYAVCCGEHDDELKTHRS
- a CDS encoding thiazole synthase, with product MKTVLDPQVKKDELVIAKKTFKSRLLVGTGKFSDFNTMKLAHEKSGAEIITVAIRRIDLNAQGHVGLLDEIDTKKYLILPNTAGCQTKEEAIRIARLGRAMGINNWVKLEVIPDPKYLLPDPIATLEAAKELIEEGFVVLPYINADPVLAKKLEEIGCATVMPLGSPIGTGQGIKTKANIEIIIKESKVPVIVDAGIGVPSEASEVMEMGADAVLINTGIACACDPSQMAEAFKLGVEAGRKAYLAGRIPVKEYASASSPIEGIIPVYRRTSETAKG
- the thiC gene encoding phosphomethylpyrimidine synthase ThiC gives rise to the protein MRANWVEKRKNDLNKTQMHYAKNGIATEEMEYVAKVEDLEAEFVRSEVARGRMIIPANINHINLVPMCIGINSKCKINANIGNSAVTSNIEEELKKLEMSIKYGADTAMDLSTGGNLDEIRCEIINKSSIPIGTVPIYQAVQKVKDVGDLTAYDIFNVIELQAKQGVDYMTLHCGVLQEYLPLVSGRITGIVSRGGAIMAEWMIKNGKQNPLYTHYDKVLEICKKYDVTISLGDGLRPGCIHDASDNAQFAELKTLGELTLKAWEQDVQVMIEGPGHVPMNQIDMNVKIQMEMCHEAPFYVLGPLVTDIGPGYDHITSAIGAALAGWSGAAMLCYVTPKEHLGLPNPNDVREGIIAYKIAAHAADIARHRRNAINRDNELSKARYAFDWKKQFELSLDPDRAREYHDETLPSEFFKSAEFCSMCGPKFCSMHLNRAVDEYNKQLKKEKAIV
- a CDS encoding serine hydroxymethyltransferase — its product is MHLEHLQETDPEVFEFINKEFTRQQTKLEMIASENFTSLAVMEAQGTVLTNKYAEGLPKKRYYGGCEYYDEIELLAIERAKKLFNAEHVNVQPHSGAQANFAVFLAALTPGDTILGMSLDQGGHLTHGSKANVSGKWFRSVFYGVAENGFIDYDEVEKIAKLEKPKLIIAGASAYSRTIHFDKFKSIADSCGALLMVDMAHIAGLIACGLHPSPFPFADFVTTTTHKTLRGPRGGLVFSTPKFSKQIDSAVFPGSQGGPLMHVIAAKAVALKEALKPEFKIYQKSIVENAKTLANTLIRNGIDVVSGGTDNHLLLVDLRKVNLTGKEAEALLDSIGITCNKNTIPRDPQSPFVTSGIRLGTPAITTRGMRTREMELLGEIIANILKAPKDSKVLETTKQNVENLCKNFPLYVECAIK